The Candidatus Glassbacteria bacterium genomic interval CCCTGACGATACGCCTCATCCCAGTTTTCTCATTCTGCAAGAGGATGCCTCGCGCCCACTGCATGTGGTGGTAGCCCGCGATGACGAAGGGGGGGGAATGCACGGTGGTCACGGTGTATATTCCCGATCCCCATGCATGGATGCCGGATTTTCGAACCAGGAGGAATTGATGCATTGCGTATTGTGCAGGCAAGGCCAAACCAGCCGGGGTGAAACCACGGTCACCCTGACCCGTGGCGATACAACGGTGGTCATCAAGGGTGTGCCCGCCGATATTTGCGATAATTGCGGCGAACCCTACCTGGACGAAGACACCAGCGGGTGGGTGCTGGAAAGGGCGGAACAGGCTGT includes:
- a CDS encoding type II toxin-antitoxin system MqsA family antitoxin; translated protein: MHCVLCRQGQTSRGETTVTLTRGDTTVVIKGVPADICDNCGEPYLDEDTSGWVLERAEQAVRNGSEVEIIRYAA